Proteins from a single region of Esox lucius isolate fEsoLuc1 chromosome 13, fEsoLuc1.pri, whole genome shotgun sequence:
- the hspb8 gene encoding heat shock protein beta-8 translates to MAEGDFYTLGSRQRAPRDPFRESPSLASRFMDDDFGMSTFPEDLSMDWPGWARPSRLSSRLSAPFTGSLRTGFPPTRASTGQPQVYSTRYSESPRSSPTQTPGEPWKVCVNVHSFKPEELNVKTKDGFVEVSGKHEEKQEEGGIVTKNFTKKIQIPTDVDPLTVFASLSPEGVLIIEARQSPPYYLFSNESPQAEMDASQSQEARPQEATMV, encoded by the exons ATGGCAGAAGGAGACTTCTACACGCTTGGAAGTAGGCAGAGGGCACCCCGAGATCCGTTCAGAGAGAGTCCGTCTCTCGCTTCCCGGTTTATGGACGATGACTTTGGAATGTCCACTTTTCCCGAAGACTTGTCAATGGACTGGCCTGGTTGGGCTCGGCCTAGTCGGCTTAGCTCGCGGCTTTCCGCGCCGTTTACGGGCTCTCTGCGCACTGGGTTTCCACCAACGCGCGCATCGACCGGGCAGCCGCAGGTATACAGCACGAGATACAGCGAGTCTCCCCGCAGCTCTCCGACCCAGACACCTGGAGAGCCATGGAAAGTCTGCGTAAACGTCCATAGCTTCAAACCAGAGGAACTTAACGTCAAAACCAAAGATGGTTTTGTAGAAGTATCAG GGAAACACGAAGAGAAGCAGGAAGAAGGAGGAATAGTGACAAAGAACTTCACAAAAAAGATACA gATTCCAACTGATGTGGACCCTCTGACAGTCTTCGCCTCCTTGTCGCCAGAGGGGGTGTTGATTATCGAGGCGCGGCAGAGTCCCCCCTACTACCTCTTCAGTAACGAAAGTCCCCAGGCAGAGATGGATGCCAGTCAAAGCCAGGAGGCCAGGCCCCAGGAAGCCACCATGGTCTAG
- the srrm4 gene encoding serine/arginine repetitive matrix protein 4 — translation MSPVRKRKKKKKNKKSSKKSKRHRYTSKKTKHSSSSLKRKRRDDRKHKKSSRGHTHRRRHYQRSESEESSACRSSSVESRHHLHKSADKHSSLGYLSAWREDPGTTRPDRRGFEWGSAIKSVCKTTQIFHSILSAGTVLQSKPGGEVLNTTAVHHHTLTNQSKGPQDYDSGNDTSSPPSTKTGVSRSNISGENKVQAPASPEKHKFTDGDNASDSGNSVTSYASLCKPLHVDGLPAPIYNVICKSEPVITSGDGARLGSTQKAVSSIAPLTAVTTSRKWTKANSSSSRSRSRSSASSRRSRRYSRSQSRSSARSYSRSSSCSAGWRKKGSVDSVMSRGSYSRYSKDRIQERKRDPISCEKGLKHSSRKRSGKRCRRRSYSPMRKRRRDSPSHLEARRITSARKRPIPYFRPSPSSSSRSTSISSWSSIFTRSRSPSPSPGFFLSRSRSRSRRRSRSYSSCRSYSRSSSCNSTFGSRSRSRSYDSPDSYGKGKKRH, via the exons atgtctccagtgaggaagaggaagaagaagaagaagaacaagAAGAGCTCTAAAAAAAGCAAACGGCACAG GTACACCTCTAAAAAAACAAAGCACAGCTCTTCAAGCTTAAAACGTAAGAGGAGGGATGATCGAAAGCACAAGAAAAG CTCACGGGGTCACACCCACCGCAGACGACACTACCAGAGGTCTGAGTCAGAAGAGAGTTCTGCCTGCCGCTCCTCAAGCGTGGAAAGCAG GCATCATCTGCATAAATCTGCGGATAAGCACTCTTCGTTGGGATACCTGTCAGCGTGGAGGGAGGACCCCGGTACAACACGCCCAGACCGCAGAGGGTTTGAGTGGGGGTCCGCGATCAAGTCAGTCTGTAAAACGACTCAGATCTTTCACTCCATCCTTTCTGCTGGCACC GTCTTGCAGTCAAAACCTGGCGGTGAGGTTTTAAACACAACAGCGGTTCACCATCACACTCTGACCAATCAGAGCAAAGGACCCCAGGATTATGATTCCGGGAATGACACATCTTCACCACCGTCAACTAAAACTGGTGTTTCGAGGTCGAACATCAGCGGCGAGAATAAGGTCCAAGCACCGGCTTCCCCTGAAAAGCATAAGTTTACAGACGGGGACAACGCGTCTGATTCTGGGAACTCCGTGACCAGCTACGCGTCCCTGTGTAAACCTCTGCATGTGGACGGCTTGCCTGCTCCCATTTACAACGTCATCTGCAAGAG TGAGCCCGTAATAACCTCAGGAGATGGGGCCAGGTTGGGGAGCACTCAGAAGGCTGTCTCTTCCATTGCTCCTTTGACGGCGGTGACAACTTCGCGTAAGTGGACAAAAGCCAACTCGTCCAGCAGCAGAAGCAGGAGCAGATCATCAGCCAGCTCCAGACGCTCCAGACGCTACAGTCGAAGCCAGTCACGGTCATCTGCCAG GTCCTACTCACGTTCATCAAGTTGCTCGGCTGGttggagaaagaaaggaagtGTTGACAGTGTGATGTCTAGAGGAAGCTATTCAAGATACAGTAAagacag AATtcaagagaggaagagagacccCATCTCTTGTGAGAAAGGATTGAAACACAGCAGTCGGAAGCGAAGCGGGAAGAGATGCAGGCGCAGATCATATTCTCCcatgaggaaaaggaggagagatTCGCCAAGTCACCTGGAAGCAAGGAGGATAACCAG TGCCAGGAAGAGACCAATACCCTACTTCCGGCCCAGCCCTTCATCCAGCAGTCGCTCTACCAGCATATCGTCCTGGAGCAGCATCTTCACACGGAGCCGAAGCCCGAGCCCCAGTCCCGGCTTCTTCCTCAGTCGTTCCAGAAGTAGAAGCAGACGAAGAAGCAGGAGCTACTCCTCGTGCCGGAGCTACAGTCGAAGCTCGTCTTGTAACTCCACCTTTGGCAGCAGGAGCCGCAGTCGGAGCTATGACTCGCCGGACAGTTACGGCAAGGGCAAGAAACGGCACTGA
- the si:dkey-1k23.3 gene encoding heat shock protein 67B1 gives MTEQTKEFNGAPSAPGAPFRPHYSRDTFWSPLRNWGQNPSPSRLLPNQEFGMPPFLEVRDLREICWIDKIYRHLAASSWPGYIPSLPILMPSDVASASSVQQSGPRLSRAESAGLQGVSEVRMDGYKWRISLDVSHFSPTEITLRTLGGFLEIKGKHEERPDEQGFITRCFTRKYTLPIGIDLQTIRSSLYGDGILTVEASLPDPSIPANVNISIQVEKETFKLEGEEGGAMAEETTETEDTTEEDSETFDPQPSAPAAAVAPVPLEAPDLPSTEPGMQPPEEAPEPTNEVPRRVPGEEAHPESHPDTSAAISYSQEKLQEEMDKRTPTEQDGGTESHPSLSGDDAREVEGLPSPTETFEHLETSESTDTVPSDQGEHEEQAHDLSRELQHIGGTGEVEDLPLLPQEAQPGISAPEGGAQTKELEVPEQTDVEQQEHVK, from the exons ATGACTGAGCAGACCAAAGAGTTCAACGGAGCCCCATCAGCGCCTGGGGCGCCATTCCGTCCCCACTACTCCCGGGACACATTCTGGTCCCCACTCCGGAACTGGGGGCAGAACCCCAGCCCCAGTCGCCTGCTCCCCAACCAGGAATTCGGCATGCCACCTTTCCTGGAGGTCAGGGACCTCCGTGAAATTTGCTGGATTGATAAAATCTACAGACACCTGGCAGCCAGCTCCTGGCCTGGGTacatcccctctctccccattctgATGCCCTCCGACGTGGCTTCTGCCTCCTCCGTGCAGCAGTCGGGCCCCAGACTGAGCAGGGCTGAGTCCGCAGGGCTGCAGGGTGTGtcggaggtcaggatggacggCTACAAATGGAGGATCAGCCTGGACGTCAGTCACTTCTCCCCCACAGAGATCACTCTCAGAACCCTGGGAGGATTCCTGGAAATCAAAG GGAAACACGAAGAGCGGCCAGACGAGCAAGGCTTTATTACCAGATGCTTCACCAGGAAATACAC GCTCCCAATAGGTATTGATCTTCAGACCATCCGCTCTTCTCTTTATGGAGATGGCATCCTGACTGTAGAGGCTTCACTTCCTGATCCCAGCATCCCCGCTAATGTCAACATTTCAATTCAG GTTGAGAAGGAGACCTTTAAACTAGAGGGTGAGGAGGGCGGTGCCATGGCAGAAGAGACCACTGAAACAGAAGATACCACCGAAGAAGACAGTGAGACATTTGACCCCCAGCCATCTGCTCCTGCCGCTGCTGTGGCCCCTGTGCCCCTGGAGGCCCCGGACCTCCCCTCCACGGAACCTGGCATGCAACCCCCCGAAGAGGCACCCGAGCCCACCAACGAGGTCCCACGCAGAGTCCCTGGAGAAGAGGCTCACCCAGAGTCTCATCCTGACACCTCTGCAGCCATATCGTATAGTCAAGAGAAGTTGCAAGAAGAAATGGACAAGAGGACTCCTACAGAACAGGATGGGGGGACAGAGAGCCATCCCTCCTTGTCCGGTGACGACGCCAGGGAAGTAGAAGGTCTTCCCAGTCCCACGGAGACCTTTGAGCACCTGGAGACCTCCGAAAGCACTGACACAGTACCGTCTGACCAGGGGGAACACGAAGAGCAGGCCCATGACCTCAGCAGAGAGCTCCAGCACATTGGGGGAACAGGGGAGGTAGAGGATCTCCCCCTGCTCCCCCAGGAGGCCCAACCAGGGATAAGTGCACCAGAAGGCGGGGCCCAAACCAAAGAGCTGGAGGTCCCTGAGCAAACTGACGTGGAACAACAGGAACACGTCAAGTAA